The Solanum pennellii chromosome 7, SPENNV200 DNA segment CTTGAGATTCCTACATCACAAGCAGCATGCACCACAAGCTTGGGTTTCTTTCCAGGTTTAGAAACAGAGTCCAAACAACTTGTGTCACTTTTCCTTGACCTGAAAATCATAGGTGAGAATTGTGATCAATCATATGGTTTTTGAACATTTGTAAGAGgaaaagcagaaaaataaaataactaaaattgaATACATAAGTGAACTTGCCTCTTCTTTTGTCCAGCCTCGTCACGGTGCTCCTCTCTAATAGTGATTTCAGTGTCAGTGTCAGACCCACCGGAATCCTGATTTGCTGTCTCAGCAATTGGTAAACTTTCTTGCAAATTTTCTTTTAAGGAGGATACTACGGTCTCAATAGAATTTCTACTTGGATGAGCTATTATACTTTTGCCATTGGTAGGTGAAGACAATAATGCAGACTTGCTTTCCCTTGGGCAATTTACTCTTGGGGGTGGATCATGATTGTGTTGAGTTCTATAAATAATCTCCATAACACGATTAGTGTGATCAGAGCACTCAATCTTCTTGGCACAACACTCAGAATGAGTGCATCGGTAATAACTTCGAGAACCTTGAGGACTTTTAACTTGCTTTTGACCATACTTCCGCCAATTGTACCCATCGCGAGTTGGTCTCTTTAGAACTGGTACAAGAGCTAGAACCTGGGCGTCAGAACTCTGCTTAACCACTTCTCCTGTACTACAATTTACTGCTGCTGCTGATCGTCTTTCTGCTAGAGTTGCACTTGGCACTGATGAAATGGACTGTGCAACAGATAAAGAGGACAGCTCCAATGAGGATGCTGCATCAGGAACACGTCGTTGATGTTCTGTTCGTGCTTGAGCATTCAAAGTTCCAGGTTTGGTAACACTAATTCTATCCTGCATACAACATGAAATGACTCATTTGTTCCATCCCACAAATATACATATCCAGTTCCAGCAATTCTGTATAAACTTTTCAGTAAAAAGTATAACATTATTATAAACAGAAAAGTCGAAACCAGATACTCTGGAAAATGTAATGTATTAACCTACAAACATAATTTgactattaattatttatagcaTCACGTCAAAAATAATGTTGCAATATGAGATATTATGAGTTAGAGTGGCCATGTGATGGTCAGCATATGACAATTGTTAAGGTTCTTGCATCTGCTTTCAATTTATCCAAAACTAAAGGATCATGACGATTCCTCAAGCGGTACCTGCTACTTGAGTATTATCCACCAACATGAGTACCGGATAACTATAACCCTAAGGCTCAGACAGATGGGAAAACACCTGCTGTTTTTTTGTCTCTACTGGTATTTTAAGCATGGTCTCCAAGGTTTGCACCCACTTCATTGCTCATTTAGGAAACAAAATCTAATGCACAAAACAACTATGCCTCACACTGGTATAGTAATGATATAGTCCCCTTTCCACCACCACCCACCCCTGGTTAAGTCACAAGTTCGAGCCTAGGCCATCATCtctgagttttttttttttaatttcagaaAGATACGTGACTTCACATACTCTTTCCGTCTTTCGCGACTTCACTCACAGCTGCGACTGCTTCTCTTCTTCAGACTTTTTTTTGTGTaagttctcttcttcttctcttcttcataCTCTTTTTGGTTGGTTGCTGCCAAGCTtctgtaagtttttttttcttcttctcttcttctctacGAAGCTGCTGCGATCTGCTActgtttttttttggttgctGCAGggtgtttttttatatttttattgctgCATTTTAAAGAGTTTGAGGATCTTGTTGAAGAATAGGAGTTTGATtctttgtgatttaattatgtttttgatttttttgctttatatgttatgatTTATGAGTATTATTAACTATCTATTTTCTTATAATCTAAGAATATATTACCTCTATtcagttatttaatatttttttatttttatactaaatatcGCCTTCTGTAAAGCGAGCCCTCGTTGCTTTTTTCCGCTTCTCGCTTCCCAAAACACTGGTcttagaggcttcataaataTATGGGGTTACTACATTTACATCAGACGCTTATATAGCTCTCTCAGAGAAAACGTCTAAATTTACAGTTACAATACCCATCACCGTGTATGTGATATCTCAAGCTCCTGCCACACATCAGCTCAACGTATTTCTACAGACTGCCCATCACCTACTAACGCTTCCCAATATCAACCATCATGAATAAGGAGGTGGACGAGGACACTCTACTCCATTTTCAACTCCTACCTAACTTGATCTTTTAAGACAAAACTACTTTGCCGCATGCTTCATAAAACGCAAATGAGGATAAACAAGAACTTCTAAATCTTCAGAATAACTTTGTACATGCAACATGGAATGTGCATAGAATCTTGTAGAACCGATGATCATGCACCCTGTTTACCACATTGACTCCAGAAATCTCAGTGATTTATATTGCAGAAATTTTTGGCTCGATTTATACTGACACTTAAGTTTCAGCTTTAGCAGAATTTAACTTCTGTATTCTAATCAACCTTGTACATATCTACTAAACAAAAGCAGCGAGCTCTCCGGTCCAAAACTCCAAATAGTGACAGAGCAATCACCTTGAATTTTCTAATTGCGCATGTTGTCCACCCCTATCGTAAATTACCTCAGTATCTCTGTGCTACCATTCAAATACACtacttgttttttcttttttgagtaAGTACTATTCAGATACATTGACACTTATGATTATAGTAACAAGATAATTGAAAAACTAACTTATTAAAATACAACAACATAACCACTCTAATCCGATAAGTGGGGTCCAGGGAGGGTAGTGCGTATGCTCCCTCTACAATATAATAAGAATATGCTACCACATCGAATCCACTCAACCATCTCCCGCATCTCGAAATAGATAAACTatcataacaaaattaaatatcaagtCAAAAGAAAGGAACTGCATACCTTGATTTTTTCTGAGAAACCAAACGAGGGCAGTTCATATTCCACTGGTACTTCTGCCAGATTATTCAACACAATAATTACAGAATTTTCGTAGACAATTAAGCATGCATATACAACTCAAAAGGACTTACATTCCAGATATAATGGTCAAAAATACACGTGAAGTATCACATTTTTGCAAGTTTCCTATATGAACTATTAGATGTTTAGTTTTCCTATCTGATCTATTAACGACTATTTGTCAAAACACACCTCAAGTATAACTTATTCCCTTTTTCTACTTAAAAACTCATAAAACTcatgatcataatttatttatttttgataaggAGAACTCATGATCATAATCTCTCttacacaaaaatataaaatcaaaaggACTTGCCTTCTAGATATAATGGCCAAACACACCTGAAGATCTTTTTGCAAATTCCCTATATGAACTATTCGGAGTTCACTTTTTCTACGTAAACTACCACCAAGTATTTATTAcgggaaaaaggacaaatataccccAAACTATCATAAATGGTATGCATATACTCTCCGCTATACTTATACGGACACGTGGCACAATCTTCACTATCGATCTAAATGTCGAGTCGGTGGATAAtattatgacacgtgtatgtccgttagtataaaACACACCTCGATTATGAGACTCGCAAATGATAGTTGAggtgttttctttttctatttgaaCAATCATCAACTATTTATCATAACACGTGTGTGAACAATTGGTGATAGGTCGAATGAGAAGGTGAACACCTAATAGGGAAACTAATCATAATACTTTCGGTGTGCTTTTGATCAACAACTCTACATTCTACCCTTATATACACATAAAGCAGGAAAGAAATTCAAATGTATAGCACCCAAGTGTGTGGCTTAGCCGTCAATGAAGATGTTAAGCATCGTAAGATCTCACGTTCAATTCCCAGCAGAGACAAAATACTACTACTTTCTTCATCCCAATTTACGCTATGTTAAAAAGAACACTTTTGAAATTCTCACTAAGGGTGAAGATATATCTTAACATTAAGTTgttactaaataataaaaatgtgtcCTTTTCTATAGAACCTACTAAAAAACGATATCATGTCacatatattgtattttttttctcatgttATCTATCATTGGTGCACAAGTTACTTAATACGCTCGTGGAACGTAACAGATATCTCGTGGAATTAGTAGAGTCTGTTACAGGGATacaagattataaaaaaaatggttcAAATGTATAGAAATtgatcataaaaaatgaaacatgaACTGCTCAAtttcacaaacaaaaaaaaagcataAGAACGAATTAAACGGCATTAAATAGTACCAGAAAGTTGATAAGAGGGAGAAAACTCTGAATCGAATTCGGATTGGCCATCAATTTCAATTTGTACGGATGATTCTGCATTAGGATGAGCTAGGGT contains these protein-coding regions:
- the LOC107023983 gene encoding probable WRKY transcription factor 32 — translated: MDDENESSKSTGLKNSNLEEDKISNKIENSSVHNDDNGDDRVIDGSSGAESLRESKTEALISETLAHPNAESSVQIEIDGQSEFDSEFSPSYQLSEVPVEYELPSFGFSEKIKDRISVTKPGTLNAQARTEHQRRVPDAASSLELSSLSVAQSISSVPSATLAERRSAAAVNCSTGEVVKQSSDAQVLALVPVLKRPTRDGYNWRKYGQKQVKSPQGSRSYYRCTHSECCAKKIECSDHTNRVMEIIYRTQHNHDPPPRVNCPRESKSALLSSPTNGKSIIAHPSRNSIETVVSSLKENLQESLPIAETANQDSGGSDTDTEITIREEHRDEAGQKKRSRKSDTSCLDSVSKPGKKPKLVVHAACDVGISSDGYRWRKYGQKMVKGNPHPRNYYRCTSAGCPVRKHIERVVDTTSALTITYKGVHDHDMPVPKKHHGPPSAPLIAATAPASVTNMHANKPEPLQHQKSTTQWSVDKEGELTGEKLDGGGEKAMESARTLLSIGFEIKPC